TGGCGGTGCCGACCCAGACCGTCCCTTGTGAGTCTTCAGCGATCCACCGGCCGAAGCCCGGAATCTGTCCGAATTGCCGCACCGCGAAACTACCGTCCTCCTTCGCGCTCAGCTCGGCCAGGGTGTCTCCCTCGGAGAGGTAATAGGTTTTCGCCCGGACACGCGAGGCCGTGATGGCATAAACCCCCTTGGCCAGGACTTGATAAATATTGCCGGGTTGTCCTCCCGCCCATTGGTCGATGCCACCATGCCGGGCGAGCAGCAGCCGGTCGGGGGTCGCGTGCATCCGGGTGTAGCGTTCGTTCAGCTCGGTAACCGGGGCAATCCGGGCGGCTTCGCCGAAGCCGGGCTTTAGCCGATAGATGGCGTTCTTGTTGGTGAGATAGATTTCCTCGCGGGTGCAGACGAAATCCTGCACGCCGCCTTCGAGCCCATTGCGCTCGGTATGCAAGGTGGCGGTGCCAGTCGGCTCCACCCGGAAAATGCCGTCGTAGGTCGAGCACCACACGGTGCCATTTGGTAGCCGGTGGAGGGTTTGGATACCGGCGACGGCCGGATGGTCGGAGAGGCTGATCCGGCGCACCAGTTTGCCCGCCGGGTCGATCACAAGGAGCCCGCCGTTGAGAGTGCCGACCAAGATGTTCCCATCGGGCAGTTCAACGTAGCCGATCAGGCGGTTCGCGACGATGAGCTGCTGAAGTTCCGGCCCGAAAACAGCCTCCGGGGGATCGCCGGGTCGGAAAAATCCCAGACTGCTTACCACGGTCAGCCCGCGGTCATCGCGGCGCAGTCCGAAGAGGCCTCCGGCAGGCAAATGTTCGGCCGCGATCTCGAGGACGGGACCGGAGGTCGTCAGGCGATACAGACCGGACTCGAGATGATGAAACCAGCTTTCGCCGCCGAACTTGAACGGGAAAAGCCGGCCCTTCCCCGGGAAGGTCCAGATGCGAAACCGGGAGCCGTCCCAGCGATAGACCTTCGCGGTGCCGATGAAAAAAACCTGATCCCCCGCCAGGCCGCTGCCCCAGATGTGCTCCACGTTACGCTCGTCTGCCGGCAGTCGATCCAGCAGAGAGTGATAGTGGAAGCGACCGACCGTTGGTTCGGTGAGATAGCCGATTTCGTTGAGCGCACCTGCCCAGAGCCGCCCACCCGGTCCAAACTCGATCGTCCGGAGGGCTGTCAGTTCTTTCGCGGCGTGCACGGTCCAGGATTGTCCGTCGAATACGGCCAGTCCGTTGCCTCCCACGAGGAGGCGACCCAAGGGATCCTGATGCACGAACCAGTTGTAGGCATAATCGAATCCCATCTGGCGGGGTAGGTAGTGTTCCACCCAGGCCAAGCCGGCGGTTTGGTCTGTCCACGTGCCTCGCACCGGGCCGGCGATAAGACACGGGAGAAGCAGAATCGGGTATAAAAAGCGTTTAGGACTCACGGCGATCCTGATCGACGGGAGGTTTATCACGCAAGCCGCTGTCAGGCAAACGACATTCGCACCAGAAATCAGGCTTAGGACAGGAAAGCCGAGCCGGGCTGTAGAGGCTGCATTTCAGGCGGTTTCCGTCGTCATATTTTTGCCCGGCCAGGCGATATTTGGGACGTTATGAAAATCATCACCACCCTCTTCTGCGGGCTCTCTTCGAGCCTTTGTCTCAGCCTAGGTCTTGTTCGTTTGGCCCAGAAACTCGATCCGCTTTCCTGGACCGGTCATGAATGGGCTGCGACCGCCCACGGTGCGTCTCTCACCAGCATGTGCATTTTCCCAACCCGGCGGGAGTCGGTTTGAGGAGCAATCGTCATCATGTTCAGTCTGGCGGCATACCGCTTCCGCGATGTCCTGACCGTAGCCGGCGGCCCCGTGGAGCGTTTGCAGCTGGCTGACATGACGGTGTTGGGCCGGCGGGCGTTTCTCGCCAATGCCTTTCTGAGGGATGGGCTGGTGGGGCACTCTTGGCGCGACCAGGTGTTCAACCCGGCACATGGCACCGGCACCGCCGCGTCACCGATGGTGGCGCGCTTCATGGCCATATCCGAGTCCATGGAGCGCTGGGCCCACTGGCAGTTGCACAATTCTGCCGCGCGATCGCGTTACGGCTTCGACGTGGATCCTTCCAGCAACGGGATGGCTGCTTTCCCGGGACTTTGCACCCGGCAAGCGAGGGTCGCCGTCTTGCTGGAGGCGACGGAGCGGCACAATCTGCTGCACTGGTGGGAAGGGCATCTGCCGGCGGCCGAGTCTGACAGCCAGTGGCCCGGAGTGAGCGTGGCGACGATCTGTTCGGAGTTGCCGGCGGTCACCGTGGTGCTTTTCCGTCGCACAGCTGATGGGTTCGTGGCCTATGGCCATGCGGCGGCACCGGACTTTGCGGGAGCCTGCCGCAAGGCGGCCATCGAGATGGAGCGGCACGCCCTGATCATCGCCAGGTTCGCAGCCTGTCATGCCGGGCGACTCACTGACGGCCTGCCCGAGAGCGCGCATCCGATCGAGCGGCGGTGTTTGTTCTTCGCTACCGAGACCGGTCATGAGCTCTTTCTTGAGCGGTTGCGGTCGGCCCACAAAAAACCTGCTGCTCGACCGAAGCTGGTGTTCGATGGAGCAGTGCCCGGGCCCTGGTCCCGCTACGCCGACGTCTGGCGGGTGGTCTTTGCCCCGCCCAGCGACCGCTTCCTCGGCGACGAGGAGAACTATTTCTTCTGGTGATTATTCACGGAAGCTGGAGCGGCTAGTCGGAATCGAACCGACGACACCTGCTTGGAAGGCAGAGGTTTTACCATTAAACTATAGCCGCGAAACGGGGGTGAGCGTGGCCCGGGAGCAGACGCGTTCAAGCTTTTGTTCGGTCACGGAAGGTCGCGGCCGAAAAGGGATTGCCCGCCCCCACAATAATCCCTTACTTCCCCGCACCATGGCGACACCTGCTACCTCCGGGAAACAACAATCCAATGTCAGGGCGGCCCAGGCGATGGCCAAGCAGAAGGCCCTCGAGAAGAAAGCGAAGACCTACAAGCTCGACCTCGGGGAGCTCTCCCTCTTCACCAGCCAGCTCGCGTCGCTGCTCCAGGCTGGTCTCCCGCTCGTATCCTGTCTCGAAGCCCTGCAGGACCAGACCGAGGACCAGGTATTCCGCATCGTGATCCGCGATGTGCGCAACGACATCTCGACCGGCACCTCCTTCTCCGCCGCGGTCAAAAAATTTCCCAACTCCTTCAATTCGCTGTTCGTCTCGATGGTTGAGGCCGGTGAAGCGTCGGGCGGTCTGGCCGAAATTCTCGGCAAGGTGGCCAGCTACTTCGAGTCCACCGTCAAGCTCACCAAGAAGGTAAAGTCCGCCATGACTTACCCCATCGCCGTCATCGGCCTGGCGATCGCGCTGGTGAACGTGCTGCTGATCTTCGTGATTCCGGTGTTCGCGGCGATGTTCAACGACTTCGGTGCCAAGCTGCCGGCCCCGACCCAGATGCTCATTGAGCTAAGCAATTTCCTCAAGCCGGACATGAGCATCCCCGGCATCGTTACCAAGATCAGCATCCTCCACCTGGGTGTGCTCGGCTACATCGGCTGGATCTTCTTCAACAAATACACCGCCACGCCCAACGGCCGTCGCCAGTGGCACCGCTTCCTCATCCGGGCCCCCATTTTCGGCAACCTCGTGCACAAGATCGCGCTTTCCCGCTTCTGCCGCACCTACGCCACGCTCATGCGCTCCGGCGTGCCGATCCTGCGCACGCTGGAGATTGTCTCGGCGGCGAGCGGCAAGGTGCAGGTCGAGGATGCCTGCGTCGAGATCGCCAAGCACGTCAGCCAGGGCGGACAGGTTTCCGACATCATGGCGGCCAACCAGTTCTTCCCGCCGATGATGAAGCACATGGTCAAGGCCGGTGAAACCACCGGCAACGTGGACGGCATGATGAACAAGATCGCCGATTTCTACGACACCGAGTGCGACGCCACCGTGGCCGCGCTCACCTCGCTCATCGAGCCCATGCTCATCGTGTTCCTCGGCGTGGTGGTCGGCGGCATCGTCATGGCGATGTTCCTCCCGATCTTCCAGCTGGGCGCGGTTGCGGGCGGCATGCAGTGATCGCGGAGGCGGTTTTTGGAAAGTCGCTTGCGTGCCGATAATGAGCACGCAAGCTGACCCTTCCTTTTCCCATGGCCTCCATCCTCATCGTCGACGACCTCATCTCCATCCACGAGATGCTGGAGGCCGTGATCCAGCCGAGCGGCCACAAGACCTCCTTCGCCACCGACGGGGAAAAGGCGCTGGTGCGCTACAAGGCCGAAAAATTCGACCTGGTCCTGTGCGACATCGACATGAAGCCGATGGACGGCATCACGTTGCTCAAGCAGCTGAAGCTGTATGACCCGGGCGCGGTGGTCGTGATCATGACGGCCTACGCCAGCACCGAGAGCGCCATCCAGGCGCTCAAACACGGCGCCTTCGATTACCTGCAGAAGCCTTTCAAGGTGGACGAACTGATGAGCGCGCTGAAGCGCAGCCTCGAGTTCCGCCGCACGGTCACCGAGCGCGAGACCCACGGCCCGGTGGAGGCGGTCAAGAGCGGCGACTTTGAGGCCCGCTTGGTCGGCCAAAGCCCCAAGATCAAGCGGTTGACCGCCCAGCTCAAGAAACTGGCGACCGCCCACACGCCTGTGCTCATATCCGGCGAGGCCGGCACCGGCCACGAGATTGCCGCCGAACTGCTGCACGCCTCGGGCCCGGCGGCGGACAAACCGATGGTCCGTATCGACTGCCGCCTGAGCAGCATGGAAAGCCTGCGGAGCGGCCTGCTGGGTGAAAACGGCGCCGGCGGCACCTGGGTGCAGCAGGCCAAGGGCGGCACCCTGTTCCTGACGCACCTCCAGAGCCTGCCCAAAGAGGCCCAGTCCGAACTGATTTCCGTCATCCGCAACAACGCGCACAATTTCCGCCTCATCTGCGCTACCGAGGAGGACTTGGAGAAGCTTTCAGAAGCGGGCGCGTTCAACGAGGAGCTCTTCTACCGGATCGCCGCCCTGCCGGTGGAGATGCCGCCCATGCGGGAGCGCACGGAGGACATTCCGCTCCTGCTCAAGAGCATCGCCGCCAAGGTTTCCAATCCGCAGATCGACCCCCGGCTCGTGGAGTTTTCCGCCGACGCTCTGGCCACGCTCCGGACTTGTCGCTGGCCGGGCAACCTGGACGAATTTACCCAGGTCATCTCCCAGATTCTCACCACCACGGAGGCCCGGGTGGTGACCTCGGCCCAGCTGCCGCTCCGGCTGCATGAACTGAAAGACTGGCCCAAGCTCTCCGACTACCTCGCCGGTCAGGAAAAACTCTACATCACACGGGTGCTCAACGCCTGCCAGGGTGACAAGGCCAAGGCGGCCAAGATCCTCGGCGTCGATCCCGCGCAGCTGGACTGAGCGGTTTGCGGGAAACTGCGGCGTCCCGCGTCACGGATGCTTTACCGCTTGCCCCGCCCTAGGGGGGTAGCAAGCCTCGCGGGCGCTCACGCCCATGCCCAAACGCACAGACCTCGAGTCCATCCTGATCATCGGCGCCGGCCCCATTGTTATCGGCCAGGCCTGCGAATTCGACTATTCCGGCACCCAAGCCTGCAAGGCGCTCAAGGAGGAGGGCTACCGCGTCATTTTGGTGAACTCCAACCCGGCCACGATCATGACGGATCCGGAGTTCGCCGACGTCACCTACATCGAGCCGCTGACCGTTGATATTCTGGAGAAAATCATCGCCAAGGAGCGGCCCTCCGCGCTGCTCCCCACCTTGGGCGGCCAGACCGCGCTGAACCTTTCGATGGAGTTGCACAAGGCCGGCATCCTCGACCGCTACAAGGTCGAGATGATCGGCGCCAAGCCCGAGGCCATCCAGAAGGGCGAGGACCGCGAGCTCTTCAAGCAGTGCATGCTGCGCATCGGCCTCGATGTGGCCAAGTCGCGCACCGTCCACACGCTCAACGAGGCGCGCGATGCCGCCGACCACATCGGCACGATGCCCCTCATCATCCGCCCGAGTTTCACCCTCGGCGGCTCCGGCGGTGGCATCGCCTACAACCGCGAGGAATTCGACCAGATCGTGACCAACGGCCTCGAGGTCTCGCCCGTCCACGAGGTGCTCGTCGAAGAATGTCTCCTCGGCTGGAAGGAATATGAGATGGAGGTCATGCGTGACCACAAGGACCAGTGCGTGGTCATCTGCTCCATCGAGAACTTCGACCCCATGGGCGTGCATACGGGCGACTCGATCACCGTCGCCCCGGCGATGACGCTCACCGACAAGGAATACCAGGTGATGCGCGACGCCTCCTTTGCCGTCATCCGCGAGATCGGCGTGGCGACGGGCGGTTCGAACATCCAGTTCTCCATCGATCCCAAGACCGGCCGGCAGGTCGTGATCGAGATGAACCCGCGCGTGTCGCGCTCCTCCGCGCTCGCGTCCAAGGCCACCGGTTTCCCCATCGCCAAGATCGCGGCCAAGCTCGCCGTCGGTTATACGCTCGACGAGCTGCGCAACGACATCACGCGCCTCACGCCCGCGAGCTTCGAGCCGACGATCGACTACGTCGTCACCAAGATTCCGCGCTTCACTTTCGAAAAGTTCCCCGGTGCCAACACCACGCTCACCTCGGCCATGAAGTCCGTGGGCGAGGCCATGGCCATTGGTCGCACCTTCAAGGAGTCGTTCCAGAAGTGCCTGCGTTCGCTCGAGACCGGCGCCCGCGGCTTCGGCGGCGGCGGCAAGTGGGGTGGCGACGAACTGCCCGACGAGGCCACCATCCGGCAAAAACTCGGCACACCCAACGCCGAGCGCGTCTATTACCTCCGCTGGGCCTTCAAGGCCGGCCTGTCGGTGGACGACATCTTTGAGCTGTCGAAGATCGATCCGTGGTTCCTGCACCAGCTGCGCGAACTCCACGAGATGGAGGAATCTGTCCGGTCACACACGCTCGCCACGCTGCCGGCCACGCTGCTGCGCCGCGCCAAGCAGTTCGGTTTCTCCGACGCCCAGCTCGCGCATATTCTCAAGACCGATTTCGACACGATGCGCGCCCATCGGAAAAAAGCCGGCGTCAACACAACCTACCGGCTGGTGGACACCTGTGCTGCGGAGTTCGAGGCCTTCACGCCCTA
This DNA window, taken from Oleiharenicola lentus, encodes the following:
- a CDS encoding type II secretion system F family protein, which gives rise to MATPATSGKQQSNVRAAQAMAKQKALEKKAKTYKLDLGELSLFTSQLASLLQAGLPLVSCLEALQDQTEDQVFRIVIRDVRNDISTGTSFSAAVKKFPNSFNSLFVSMVEAGEASGGLAEILGKVASYFESTVKLTKKVKSAMTYPIAVIGLAIALVNVLLIFVIPVFAAMFNDFGAKLPAPTQMLIELSNFLKPDMSIPGIVTKISILHLGVLGYIGWIFFNKYTATPNGRRQWHRFLIRAPIFGNLVHKIALSRFCRTYATLMRSGVPILRTLEIVSAASGKVQVEDACVEIAKHVSQGGQVSDIMAANQFFPPMMKHMVKAGETTGNVDGMMNKIADFYDTECDATVAALTSLIEPMLIVFLGVVVGGIVMAMFLPIFQLGAVAGGMQ
- a CDS encoding sigma-54-dependent transcriptional regulator gives rise to the protein MASILIVDDLISIHEMLEAVIQPSGHKTSFATDGEKALVRYKAEKFDLVLCDIDMKPMDGITLLKQLKLYDPGAVVVIMTAYASTESAIQALKHGAFDYLQKPFKVDELMSALKRSLEFRRTVTERETHGPVEAVKSGDFEARLVGQSPKIKRLTAQLKKLATAHTPVLISGEAGTGHEIAAELLHASGPAADKPMVRIDCRLSSMESLRSGLLGENGAGGTWVQQAKGGTLFLTHLQSLPKEAQSELISVIRNNAHNFRLICATEEDLEKLSEAGAFNEELFYRIAALPVEMPPMRERTEDIPLLLKSIAAKVSNPQIDPRLVEFSADALATLRTCRWPGNLDEFTQVISQILTTTEARVVTSAQLPLRLHELKDWPKLSDYLAGQEKLYITRVLNACQGDKAKAAKILGVDPAQLD
- the carB gene encoding carbamoyl-phosphate synthase large subunit; its protein translation is MPKRTDLESILIIGAGPIVIGQACEFDYSGTQACKALKEEGYRVILVNSNPATIMTDPEFADVTYIEPLTVDILEKIIAKERPSALLPTLGGQTALNLSMELHKAGILDRYKVEMIGAKPEAIQKGEDRELFKQCMLRIGLDVAKSRTVHTLNEARDAADHIGTMPLIIRPSFTLGGSGGGIAYNREEFDQIVTNGLEVSPVHEVLVEECLLGWKEYEMEVMRDHKDQCVVICSIENFDPMGVHTGDSITVAPAMTLTDKEYQVMRDASFAVIREIGVATGGSNIQFSIDPKTGRQVVIEMNPRVSRSSALASKATGFPIAKIAAKLAVGYTLDELRNDITRLTPASFEPTIDYVVTKIPRFTFEKFPGANTTLTSAMKSVGEAMAIGRTFKESFQKCLRSLETGARGFGGGGKWGGDELPDEATIRQKLGTPNAERVYYLRWAFKAGLSVDDIFELSKIDPWFLHQLRELHEMEESVRSHTLATLPATLLRRAKQFGFSDAQLAHILKTDFDTMRAHRKKAGVNTTYRLVDTCAAEFEAFTPYYYSSYGDENEIIPSQKKKIMIIGGGPNRIGQGIEFDYCCVHASFALRQAGFETVMINSNPETVSTDYDTSDRLYFEPLTLEDVLEVYEQEGCVGAIAQFGGQTPLNLASALKARGVNIIGTSPESIDTAEDRKLFAAVLDQVKLKSPAGRIAMSEPEAIASAAELGYPVLVRPSFVLGGRGMFILYSETELREVVRQVFDVMPGKPVLIDKFLEDAVEVDVDCISDGETTLVGGMLEHIEYAGVHSGDAAMVMPPHTLPAAMKAEIRTATYALAKALKVVGLMNVQFAIKDSQLYVLEVNPRASRTVPFVAKAIGVPLAKLAARVMAGAKLKDLGFTKEIQPKHWCVKEAVFPFNRFPGAAIMLSPEMRSTGEVMGIDEDLGIAFAKSQMAAKPGLPLKGKVFFSVKDSDKPLAVDLAREFIALGFTLCSTSGTAKLLRENGVEVQHVNKLLEGRPNCIDMIKNGEISFVINTPRGMIPRHDENAIRAAAWANNVCIMTSITGVRASINGIKAMRAKLVDVRPVQQYKHSVVAVT